The following coding sequences are from one Culicoidibacter larvae window:
- a CDS encoding LapB repeat-containing protein, producing the protein MKQIKWGFVALLVLGLFFNTLSPLVTALDNEETVQNEAATVENTSTEEQSTTDNNVVEEVETTNNNENTMPSNKLGAAFYVAPVTLPAPINQAFPDTKLAAAIAQAVYNNASAVNNTVAQTQLNNIQTLSIAQTPGADVLEQLTAYGGYTNLKSLSVTGSVNVTFPDNFDATQFPNLETMSLTYLNNTVLPDFQLPKLKSLSLNSLNQLTELIDYSGVPLLEVININYANALVNVADFSHIPNLKSLSISSAGNLKAVPDFQYIPNLTSLNLTYTYLDEAVNFSHIPALVSLSHSARGELPDYDNLPNLTSLSIMAGTFTVIPDFSHLPKLSYSYLWTGSKTLEVPDFHYLPNMQTMTIRGLNDGTTTTTTNTVPDFAHMPLMKSFTITGYAITHVPDFAYMPVLKTLAINNTKLNVVPDFSYMPELNDLSLAENLLTAVPNFSAIPDLTKLTISNTLITAFPDFDKLTHLVTLYINNNKITTFPDWNMPELQTLFATSNYINVLPEFTNMKNLRQLNLTSNLLPTIPNLDLPNLTTLALNKNRLSSLPALDLLPKMTSFTVAENALPELPQRVLNFSLSSLTPQAISQTLTVEAGNDFTTDLPIVNQLKPKISGFAVYSARIDGKNVTIGPIDTNMIVPTSTLAPGKHTANISMGTSLSNISVSVSYTVNVVDTTPPVITADAAITYEAGSALPTTSAFIAAVNASAIDNIDGVVSVTADLSSLQMNVPGTYTVVLSASDKSGNIATQNVAVHIADTTPPVITADAAITYEAGSALPSTSAFLTAINASATDIVDGSVAVTTDLSAVQMNVPGTYTVVLRATDAAGNTATQNVAVYIVDTTPPVITADAAITFEAGSALPTPQEFIALVNGVAVDIVDGNVPLSADMGLIEASRPGTYNVELKAVDAAGNIATLNVEVHVVDTTPPVITADDAITYEAGTAMPSDDEFLAAINASANDIVDGVVAISVDFSNVNMNVAGDYIVRLSAVDLAGNSSIFDVTVHIIENTDSSDNNSGDNNSSENNQVSGLPITGENTFVYLSFGVIALLAGLGVLIAKRRK; encoded by the coding sequence ATGAAGCAAATCAAATGGGGGTTTGTTGCTCTTCTGGTGCTTGGATTATTTTTTAATACGCTAAGTCCGTTAGTAACAGCTTTAGATAATGAAGAAACTGTGCAGAATGAAGCAGCTACAGTAGAAAATACAAGTACTGAGGAACAAAGTACTACTGATAATAATGTTGTTGAGGAAGTTGAGACAACCAATAATAATGAGAATACGATGCCAAGTAATAAGTTGGGAGCGGCTTTTTATGTTGCCCCGGTTACTTTGCCGGCACCGATTAATCAAGCTTTTCCGGATACTAAGCTAGCAGCGGCAATTGCGCAAGCAGTATATAATAACGCCAGTGCAGTGAATAATACGGTTGCTCAAACACAGTTAAATAATATTCAAACGTTATCAATTGCCCAAACACCGGGTGCAGATGTTTTAGAACAACTGACTGCTTATGGTGGATATACTAATTTAAAATCATTAAGTGTAACTGGATCAGTGAATGTAACATTTCCGGATAACTTTGATGCTACCCAGTTTCCTAATCTTGAAACAATGTCGTTGACATACTTAAACAATACTGTGTTGCCAGATTTTCAATTGCCAAAATTAAAGTCGCTTTCACTTAATTCATTAAACCAATTAACTGAGTTGATCGATTATAGTGGTGTTCCGTTATTGGAAGTAATCAATATTAATTATGCCAACGCTTTAGTAAATGTTGCTGATTTTTCGCATATTCCTAACTTGAAAAGTTTATCAATTTCATCGGCGGGGAATCTTAAAGCTGTTCCGGACTTTCAATATATACCAAATCTGACTTCATTAAATCTGACTTATACATATTTAGATGAGGCGGTAAACTTTAGTCATATTCCAGCGCTGGTTTCATTGTCACATTCTGCAAGAGGTGAGCTACCTGACTATGATAACTTACCAAACTTAACGAGTCTGTCAATAATGGCCGGTACTTTCACGGTAATCCCGGATTTTTCACACCTACCGAAATTATCATATTCTTACTTATGGACTGGCAGTAAAACTCTTGAAGTTCCAGATTTCCATTACTTGCCTAATATGCAAACAATGACTATTCGCGGGCTGAATGACGGAACAACAACGACAACAACTAACACAGTACCGGATTTTGCTCATATGCCGTTGATGAAAAGTTTTACTATTACCGGTTATGCTATTACTCATGTTCCTGACTTTGCTTATATGCCAGTATTAAAAACATTAGCTATTAATAATACAAAGTTAAATGTAGTGCCAGATTTTAGTTATATGCCGGAACTTAATGACTTATCATTAGCGGAAAACTTATTAACAGCAGTACCAAATTTCAGCGCAATACCAGATCTGACAAAATTGACGATATCAAATACGCTTATTACTGCATTTCCGGATTTTGATAAACTCACTCATTTAGTTACTTTATATATAAACAATAATAAAATTACTACATTTCCTGACTGGAATATGCCTGAATTACAGACGCTGTTTGCGACGAGTAACTATATAAATGTGCTTCCGGAATTCACTAACATGAAAAATCTGCGACAACTTAACTTGACGAGTAACTTGCTGCCAACAATTCCTAATCTTGATTTACCAAACTTAACGACATTAGCGTTAAATAAAAACCGATTATCAAGTTTACCGGCTTTAGATTTGTTGCCCAAAATGACTTCGTTTACGGTTGCTGAAAATGCTTTGCCGGAATTGCCGCAACGAGTACTTAATTTTTCACTTAGTTCATTGACCCCGCAAGCAATCAGCCAGACTTTGACAGTCGAGGCGGGAAATGACTTCACTACTGATTTACCAATCGTTAATCAGCTAAAGCCTAAAATCAGTGGTTTTGCCGTCTATTCGGCACGAATCGACGGCAAAAATGTAACTATCGGACCGATTGATACAAATATGATAGTACCAACCAGCACTTTGGCACCAGGTAAGCATACTGCTAATATTAGTATGGGTACATCATTATCCAATATATCTGTCTCGGTGTCATACACGGTGAATGTTGTTGATACGACACCACCAGTGATTACCGCTGACGCAGCAATCACCTATGAAGCCGGCAGTGCTTTGCCAACTACTTCGGCTTTTATAGCCGCTGTAAACGCCAGCGCTATTGATAATATTGATGGTGTTGTTTCGGTAACTGCTGATTTAAGCAGCTTGCAAATGAATGTACCGGGCACATACACAGTAGTATTAAGTGCAAGTGATAAATCGGGTAATATTGCAACACAAAATGTTGCCGTGCATATTGCTGATACGACACCGCCAGTGATTACTGCTGACGCAGCAATCACCTATGAAGCCGGCAGTGCTTTACCAAGTACATCAGCATTTCTCACAGCTATAAACGCCAGTGCAACGGACATCGTAGATGGCAGCGTAGCGGTGACAACTGATTTAAGTGCCGTGCAGATGAATGTACCGGGCACGTATACAGTTGTTTTACGCGCAACTGATGCAGCTGGCAATACAGCAACACAAAATGTTGCCGTGTATATTGTTGATACGACACCGCCAGTGATTACTGCTGATGCAGCAATTACCTTTGAGGCCGGCAGCGCATTGCCAACGCCACAGGAGTTTATTGCGTTAGTTAATGGTGTGGCTGTTGATATAGTTGATGGTAACGTTCCATTGAGTGCTGATATGGGCTTGATTGAAGCAAGCAGACCAGGCACTTATAATGTTGAACTGAAAGCTGTTGATGCAGCCGGTAATATCGCTACTCTTAATGTAGAGGTGCATGTTGTCGACACAACGCCACCGGTGATTACTGCCGATGACGCAATTACTTATGAAGCTGGAACAGCAATGCCAAGTGATGATGAGTTCTTGGCAGCGATCAACGCCAGTGCAAATGATATTGTTGATGGTGTAGTTGCAATCAGTGTGGATTTCAGCAATGTGAACATGAATGTTGCCGGTGATTACATCGTTCGGCTCTCAGCAGTTGATCTTGCTGGAAATAGTTCAATTTTTGATGTAACTGTTCATATTATTGAGAATACCGATAGCAGTGATAATAACTCAGGAGATAATAATAGCTCTGAAAATAATCAAGTGTCTGGCTTACCGATTACCGGTGAAAATACGTTTGTGTATTTAAGCTTTGGTGTAATTGCTCTATTAGCTGGTTTAGGTGTTTTGATAGCTAAACGCCGTAAATAA
- the metK gene encoding methionine adenosyltransferase gives MVEDKLVFTSESVSEGHPDKICDQISDAILDAYLAVDSHARVACEVLVTTNLVIIAGEASTHIHVDVEDIARKKLLEIGYTDEAIGMDGNTCEVRNYMHEQSVDIAQGVDSETEKASGAGDQGIMFGFATNETESLMPLPIVIAHELVHRASLLRKSGAFKHARPDMKSQVTIDYTDAGHPKVDTLLMSVQHDDDYNHEEFCAYIRNEIMKPVVEQFGFTEHEYRVLINPTGRFVIGGPHGDTGLTGRKIIVDTYGGYARHGGGAFSGKDASKVDRSAAYAARYIAKNVVAAGFADKCEVQLSYAIGVAEPTSIFVETFGTETVAHKDIVAAIRQCFDLRPSGIIAMLGLTEPIFGATAAYGHFGRTDVDLPWERLNKVAELRKSLNE, from the coding sequence ATGGTTGAAGATAAATTAGTGTTTACTTCAGAATCAGTTTCAGAAGGGCATCCTGATAAAATATGTGATCAAATCAGTGATGCAATTTTGGATGCATACCTTGCAGTAGATTCGCATGCACGGGTTGCTTGCGAAGTTTTAGTGACGACGAATTTGGTTATTATTGCCGGTGAGGCTTCTACCCATATTCATGTTGATGTTGAGGATATTGCCAGAAAGAAATTGCTTGAGATTGGTTATACTGATGAAGCTATTGGTATGGATGGTAATACCTGTGAGGTGCGCAATTATATGCATGAGCAGTCGGTTGATATTGCTCAGGGCGTCGATAGCGAGACTGAAAAAGCAAGCGGTGCCGGTGACCAAGGAATTATGTTTGGTTTTGCTACTAATGAGACCGAATCTTTAATGCCGTTGCCAATTGTTATTGCTCATGAATTGGTACATCGTGCCAGTTTGTTGCGTAAGTCGGGTGCTTTTAAACATGCGCGTCCGGATATGAAATCTCAAGTTACTATTGATTATACTGATGCCGGGCATCCTAAAGTGGATACTTTGTTGATGTCGGTACAACATGATGATGATTATAATCACGAGGAGTTCTGTGCATATATTAGAAATGAGATTATGAAGCCGGTTGTTGAGCAATTTGGTTTTACTGAGCATGAGTACCGGGTGTTAATTAATCCTACCGGGCGTTTTGTTATTGGCGGTCCACATGGTGATACCGGATTAACCGGACGTAAAATTATTGTGGATACTTATGGTGGATATGCGCGCCATGGCGGTGGAGCTTTCAGTGGTAAGGATGCTTCTAAAGTGGATCGTTCAGCGGCTTATGCTGCTCGGTATATTGCTAAGAATGTGGTAGCTGCTGGATTTGCTGATAAGTGTGAAGTTCAGTTATCATATGCAATTGGTGTTGCTGAGCCAACTTCAATTTTTGTTGAGACATTTGGAACTGAGACAGTTGCGCATAAAGATATTGTTGCAGCAATACGTCAATGTTTTGATCTGCGTCCTAGCGGAATTATTGCGATGTTAGGTTTAACTGAGCCGATTTTTGGGGCTACTGCAGCATACGGCCACTTTGGTCGAACTGATGTTGATTTGCCATGGGAAAGACTTAACAAAGTTGCTGAATTACGGAAATCATTGAACGAATGA
- a CDS encoding PTS sugar transporter subunit IIC — MNFLENKLVPFAAKLGSQRQLGAVRDAFILFMPLTIAAAFAVLINNVFLGADFGLANPAVASIFGGEGYLEVLGHIRSIFGALYNGTLAMIAFFIAMGIPYNLAKQSDVKNPLVVAFIVGAAFIALIAGTYVTVDPATGTAVLTNYAAEGAIGIGVLNTGVYFGAANLFTSLVVGILFGELTIWLMSLKALQIKMPESVPPMVANAFSALFPAFITLTVAGIVALFFQLMGPNIAGVVNGLFGLDGTTGADGVARTPLVSVPDLSTFISVVIQQPILAFARTGVGGAVLAFIYVFLTCFLWLFGIHGPNVLGGVSQPIFGVLQLQNIELYQQGVSAYSDQMAIFGGGFFDAYCFMGGSGLTLGLIIAIFVFSKRADYKAIVSFSVAPGLFNINEPIIFGMPIVLNPILGIPFVLAPLASIILPWLLTMFGVLPKIVLSAPWVTPAGIGAFLMTGGNFLAALVALVNVAISAAIYAPFVIASNRELEVENEMAEEEATA, encoded by the coding sequence ATGAATTTCTTGGAGAACAAACTTGTTCCTTTCGCTGCGAAGTTAGGGTCGCAACGTCAGCTTGGGGCAGTGCGTGATGCATTCATCCTGTTCATGCCACTTACGATTGCTGCAGCATTTGCTGTATTAATCAACAACGTTTTTCTTGGAGCAGACTTCGGGTTAGCTAACCCAGCAGTAGCTTCAATCTTCGGTGGAGAAGGATATCTTGAAGTACTTGGACATATTCGCTCAATTTTTGGTGCGTTATATAACGGTACTCTTGCTATGATCGCATTCTTTATCGCAATGGGTATTCCTTACAACCTTGCAAAACAAAGTGATGTTAAAAACCCACTTGTTGTTGCATTCATTGTTGGGGCAGCATTCATTGCTTTAATTGCTGGAACTTATGTAACTGTAGATCCTGCAACAGGAACAGCTGTTTTAACAAACTATGCTGCTGAAGGAGCTATCGGAATTGGTGTATTGAACACTGGTGTTTACTTTGGAGCTGCAAACTTATTTACATCATTAGTTGTAGGTATTCTGTTTGGGGAATTAACAATTTGGTTAATGAGCTTAAAAGCTTTACAAATCAAAATGCCAGAATCAGTGCCTCCAATGGTTGCTAATGCATTCTCAGCGTTATTCCCAGCATTCATTACTTTAACAGTAGCTGGTATCGTTGCATTATTCTTCCAATTAATGGGACCAAACATTGCTGGTGTAGTTAATGGATTGTTCGGATTAGACGGAACTACTGGAGCTGACGGAGTTGCAAGAACACCACTTGTTTCAGTACCTGACTTATCTACATTCATTTCAGTTGTTATCCAACAACCAATCTTAGCATTTGCTCGTACTGGTGTTGGTGGAGCTGTATTAGCATTCATCTATGTATTCTTAACATGTTTCTTATGGTTGTTTGGTATTCATGGACCAAACGTATTGGGTGGAGTTTCTCAACCAATCTTCGGTGTATTACAATTACAAAACATTGAATTATACCAACAAGGTGTAAGTGCATACAGTGATCAAATGGCTATCTTCGGTGGTGGATTCTTTGATGCTTACTGTTTCATGGGTGGTTCAGGATTAACTCTTGGATTAATCATTGCAATCTTCGTATTCTCTAAACGTGCAGACTACAAAGCAATTGTAAGTTTCTCAGTTGCTCCAGGATTATTCAATATCAATGAACCGATTATCTTCGGTATGCCAATCGTATTGAACCCAATCCTAGGTATTCCATTCGTATTAGCACCATTGGCATCAATTATCTTGCCTTGGTTGTTAACAATGTTCGGTGTTTTACCAAAAATCGTTTTATCAGCACCATGGGTAACACCAGCTGGTATCGGGGCATTCTTAATGACAGGTGGTAACTTCCTTGCTGCATTAGTGGCACTTGTGAACGTTGCTATCTCAGCTGCAATCTACGCTCCATTCGTAATCGCTTCTAACCGCGAATTAGAAGTTGAAAATGAAATGGCAGAAGAAGAAGCAACTGCATAA
- the pfkA gene encoding 6-phosphofructokinase, whose amino-acid sequence MIKRIGVLTSGGDAPGMNAAIRAVARSAMKRGIEVCAIYNGYSGILSEEIKVLNHNDVSSILKQGGTVLGSARFPEFKQPEVRQAAVEILKKHGIEALVVIGGDGSYMGAKLLTELGVNCIGLPGTIDNDIAGTDFTIGFDTALQTIVEAVDKIRDTSSSHRRANVVEVMGRNAGDLAIWAGISSGAEAVFIPEQDLSLPEVLEQLKKAYDSGKRHAIVILAEGCIKNGLVESPEALAKLIEVHSGFETRATILGHIQRGGSPTAFDRVLASRLGAHAVSLIAAGIGGRCVGVQQNRVVDFDIVEALETMKHVPALDLYNLCYEIV is encoded by the coding sequence ATGATAAAACGTATTGGTGTTTTAACCAGTGGCGGTGACGCTCCGGGAATGAACGCAGCGATTCGCGCGGTTGCACGCAGTGCTATGAAACGCGGGATTGAAGTATGTGCTATCTACAATGGATACTCAGGGATTTTGTCTGAAGAGATTAAAGTTCTGAATCATAATGATGTGAGCAGTATCTTGAAACAAGGTGGTACAGTACTTGGTTCAGCACGCTTTCCAGAGTTTAAGCAACCGGAAGTGCGGCAAGCGGCGGTTGAGATTCTGAAAAAACACGGAATTGAAGCGCTTGTTGTTATTGGTGGCGACGGCTCTTACATGGGGGCAAAGTTGTTAACTGAATTAGGTGTTAATTGTATTGGTCTTCCGGGAACAATCGATAATGATATTGCCGGAACTGATTTTACAATCGGGTTTGATACTGCATTGCAAACAATTGTCGAGGCAGTTGATAAGATTCGTGATACATCGAGTTCTCACCGACGTGCAAATGTTGTTGAAGTTATGGGCCGCAATGCTGGTGACTTAGCAATTTGGGCTGGCATTTCATCGGGAGCAGAAGCAGTATTTATTCCAGAACAAGATTTATCATTACCAGAAGTTCTTGAACAATTGAAAAAAGCATATGATAGCGGCAAACGGCATGCAATTGTTATTTTAGCTGAGGGGTGCATTAAAAACGGATTGGTTGAAAGTCCGGAAGCACTTGCTAAGTTAATTGAGGTACATTCAGGTTTTGAAACGCGGGCAACAATTTTAGGTCATATTCAACGTGGTGGTTCACCTACAGCGTTTGACCGGGTATTAGCAAGTCGTTTAGGAGCCCATGCAGTCAGCCTCATTGCTGCCGGCATTGGCGGACGTTGTGTAGGAGTTCAGCAAAATCGCGTCGTTGATTTTGATATTGTTGAGGCTTTGGAAACAATGAAACATGTCCCAGCTTTAGACTTGTATAACTTATGTTATGAGATCGTATAA
- a CDS encoding PTS sugar transporter subunit IIB: MKRILLVCSAGMSTSLLVTKMQKAAEEMGVEAKIWAVGDSEAKNNWQDADVLLLGPQVRFLKAKMEEMVNGAIPVDVIDMVAYGSMNGKKVIEAALALMGE; encoded by the coding sequence ATGAAACGAATTCTATTAGTATGTTCTGCTGGTATGTCAACAAGTTTACTTGTAACAAAAATGCAGAAAGCAGCTGAGGAAATGGGAGTTGAAGCAAAAATCTGGGCAGTTGGTGATTCAGAAGCAAAAAACAACTGGCAAGACGCTGACGTCCTTTTATTAGGTCCTCAAGTTCGCTTTTTAAAAGCGAAAATGGAAGAAATGGTTAACGGAGCAATTCCTGTTGACGTTATCGACATGGTAGCTTATGGCTCTATGAACGGTAAAAAAGTTATAGAAGCAGCACTCGCATTGATGGGTGAATAA
- a CDS encoding ABC transporter permease, with the protein MLFKLSFSNIRKMLKDYLTLIVGLVMAVAIFYMFETLAMNDAFVKANAIIGAIMLVFQVGAFLLAIITFFYIFYANSFFLSFRTKEFGMYMMLGAKKSKVMQLVFFETLGMGVVALLIGTVVGALLSQGVATMFMGMLDIQLDGYQAFFFPSFTITAIFFLLLFFITSVVNASKIARKSVLELLTEEQKTQRPKKRGVLNFIGVVISIVLLVVGYYLIYNVKTLQIVGLFGGAFTITTATYLLFIIVVPTVIGWIQKTNFKSKGINAFTLAQLQFRAQSLTKVLGTVAMLIALGAGAMTAGMAFKENIMLQTNQTMYADVTLVAPSNAEHDLVKQLTDAQITIYHFKDKDGTLYFDNTELNNQKWYYTEYNFEQGSIEMKQVQGNLDYSVADVYEDESDTVYQWYRAIGDWNLRSMYRETKIAFLNTADFNEVDADVQTLEAIKVADFIQNKPVIEKINNEQTARFSDGSADFVLGSKYDLYVMMYAFASGTMFMGFFLGFAFLSMMASILMFKILASAKADKPRYDMLSKMGVRERLLKKSAAREILVLFAIPGIVGVLHVIFGMQMFSVFLQDPYYQIWLPLTIFTVVYAIYYVVTVWLYRSIVLPKRK; encoded by the coding sequence ATGTTATTTAAGTTATCTTTTTCTAATATCAGAAAGATGCTAAAGGATTATTTGACATTGATTGTCGGTCTGGTGATGGCTGTGGCAATTTTCTATATGTTTGAGACTTTAGCGATGAATGATGCTTTTGTTAAAGCGAATGCGATTATTGGTGCAATTATGCTGGTTTTCCAGGTAGGAGCATTTTTATTAGCGATCATTACTTTCTTCTATATTTTCTATGCTAATTCGTTCTTTTTATCCTTTCGTACAAAAGAGTTCGGCATGTACATGATGCTTGGTGCAAAGAAAAGTAAGGTTATGCAATTAGTTTTCTTTGAAACTTTAGGTATGGGAGTTGTAGCTTTATTAATCGGTACCGTTGTCGGCGCATTGTTGTCACAGGGGGTGGCAACAATGTTTATGGGTATGTTAGATATTCAATTAGATGGTTATCAAGCATTTTTCTTTCCGTCATTTACGATTACTGCAATCTTCTTCCTGCTTTTATTTTTCATAACATCAGTTGTGAATGCTTCGAAAATAGCTCGCAAATCAGTTTTGGAATTATTGACTGAGGAACAAAAAACACAACGACCTAAAAAGCGTGGGGTATTGAATTTTATTGGTGTAGTAATTTCGATTGTACTCTTAGTTGTTGGTTACTATCTGATTTACAATGTTAAGACGTTGCAGATTGTTGGGTTATTTGGCGGTGCATTCACAATTACTACAGCAACTTATCTGCTCTTCATTATTGTAGTGCCAACGGTTATCGGTTGGATTCAAAAAACTAATTTCAAAAGCAAAGGTATTAATGCTTTTACTTTGGCACAATTGCAATTCCGGGCACAAAGTTTAACTAAGGTATTAGGAACAGTAGCGATGCTGATTGCCCTTGGTGCCGGCGCTATGACAGCAGGAATGGCGTTTAAAGAAAATATTATGCTGCAAACGAATCAAACCATGTATGCCGATGTTACCTTAGTTGCACCAAGTAATGCAGAACATGATTTGGTTAAACAGTTAACTGATGCACAAATTACCATTTATCATTTTAAAGACAAAGATGGTACTTTATATTTTGATAATACAGAGTTAAATAATCAAAAATGGTATTATACTGAATATAATTTTGAACAAGGAAGCATAGAAATGAAACAAGTTCAGGGCAATCTTGATTATTCAGTTGCTGATGTTTACGAAGATGAGTCTGATACGGTCTACCAATGGTATCGTGCTATTGGTGATTGGAATTTGCGCTCGATGTATCGGGAAACTAAAATTGCTTTCTTAAATACTGCTGATTTTAATGAAGTCGACGCTGATGTACAGACTCTCGAAGCAATCAAAGTCGCTGATTTTATTCAAAATAAACCAGTTATTGAAAAAATTAATAATGAACAGACTGCTCGCTTTAGTGATGGCAGTGCGGATTTTGTACTTGGTTCAAAATATGATTTATATGTGATGATGTATGCCTTTGCCAGCGGGACAATGTTTATGGGCTTCTTCTTAGGTTTTGCTTTCTTATCAATGATGGCAAGTATTCTGATGTTCAAAATTTTGGCTAGCGCTAAAGCGGATAAACCTAGATATGATATGCTTTCGAAAATGGGCGTGCGTGAGCGGCTGCTCAAGAAATCGGCTGCTCGTGAGATTTTGGTGCTGTTTGCGATCCCAGGTATTGTCGGCGTGTTGCATGTTATTTTCGGAATGCAGATGTTTAGTGTGTTCCTGCAAGATCCTTACTACCAAATTTGGTTGCCGCTCACTATCTTTACAGTGGTGTATGCTATCTATTATGTGGTGACAGTCTGGCTATATCGCTCGATTGTTTTACCCAAGCGAAAATAG
- the pyk gene encoding pyruvate kinase gives MNLKLTKQVSTIGPKSEPKEVMTELVKSGMNVIRLNFSHGDYEEHGGRVKTIREINKELGTNVAILLDTKGPEIRTHLFENGGVDFVKGQTVRVSMKEVLGTSELFSVTHADLINDVEIGGTILLDDGYCELTVTGKEDGVIVCTVVNNAYIKDRRGVNIPGAILSMPFLSDKDRNDILWGCEVGVDFIALSFTRRPEDVIEIRELLNANGGEHIQIIPKIENQESVDKIEEIVAVSEGIMVARGDLGVEVPAEDVPVMQKHIIKVCNSAGKPVITATQMLESMQKNPRPTRAEVSDVANAVFDGTDAVMLSGESAAGDYPVEAVETQSRIAHRIEQELDFEYLTAYASTSSKGTIEGAIGLSVADAVMDLNAKAVVAITRSGATARTLSKFRPAAPIIAVVPTEEVARSLALCWGVLPIVKDLTGALDDILEDSAAIAKDALGLQAGDIAVLTAGMPQGQGNTNLLRIKTIR, from the coding sequence ATGAATTTAAAATTGACTAAACAAGTAAGTACAATCGGACCAAAATCAGAACCGAAAGAGGTAATGACTGAGTTAGTAAAATCGGGGATGAATGTTATCCGTTTGAACTTTTCACATGGTGATTACGAGGAGCATGGCGGACGTGTTAAAACAATCCGTGAAATCAATAAAGAGTTGGGAACAAATGTTGCAATTCTTTTAGATACTAAAGGACCAGAAATCCGTACTCATTTATTTGAGAATGGCGGCGTTGACTTTGTAAAAGGTCAAACTGTACGTGTTTCAATGAAAGAAGTTTTAGGAACTTCTGAATTATTTTCAGTAACACATGCTGATTTAATCAACGATGTTGAAATCGGTGGAACGATTCTTTTAGATGATGGTTACTGTGAGTTAACAGTTACTGGTAAAGAAGATGGTGTTATTGTTTGTACAGTTGTAAACAATGCATACATCAAAGATCGCCGTGGGGTTAACATTCCTGGCGCAATCCTTTCTATGCCTTTCTTAAGTGATAAAGACCGTAACGATATCCTTTGGGGTTGTGAAGTTGGCGTTGATTTTATCGCATTATCATTTACTCGTCGTCCAGAAGATGTAATTGAAATTCGTGAATTGTTGAATGCTAATGGTGGCGAACATATTCAAATTATTCCAAAAATCGAAAACCAAGAATCAGTTGATAAGATTGAAGAAATCGTAGCTGTTTCAGAGGGAATCATGGTTGCTCGTGGTGACTTAGGGGTTGAAGTACCTGCTGAGGATGTACCAGTTATGCAAAAACATATTATTAAAGTATGTAACTCAGCTGGAAAACCAGTTATTACCGCAACACAAATGTTAGAATCAATGCAAAAAAATCCACGTCCTACTCGTGCAGAGGTAAGTGACGTTGCCAACGCAGTATTCGATGGTACTGATGCAGTTATGTTATCAGGTGAATCGGCTGCCGGTGATTATCCGGTAGAAGCAGTTGAGACACAATCTCGTATTGCTCATCGTATTGAACAAGAACTTGATTTTGAATATTTAACAGCGTATGCTTCAACAAGTTCAAAAGGAACAATTGAAGGCGCAATCGGTTTATCAGTAGCTGATGCGGTTATGGATTTAAATGCGAAAGCAGTAGTAGCAATTACTCGTTCAGGAGCAACTGCGCGTACGCTTTCAAAATTCCGTCCGGCGGCACCAATTATTGCCGTAGTACCAACAGAAGAAGTTGCTCGTAGCTTAGCATTGTGCTGGGGAGTACTTCCGATTGTTAAAGACTTAACCGGAGCTTTAGATGATATCCTTGAAGATTCAGCAGCAATTGCTAAAGATGCTTTAGGATTACAAGCTGGCGATATCGCAGTCTTAACTGCAGGTATGCCTCAAGGTCAAGGTAATACAAACTTATTACGTATTAAAACAATTCGTTAA